The genomic window ACAGCTGCACCAACTCCACGGCTCAAAACGATTTTTTCAAGTTTTGGAACTTGCATAACGTTTGTATATCCGAACTCTTCTTTAAGAGCAGAGATTACTCTACTCTTATATTCTTCTTTTAGTCTAGGTGTATATGCCATTACTATAGTACTTGATTAGATTTTTTTGAAAATCTTACTTTCTTATCTCCTTCTACTCTAATACCTACTCTAGTTGTTTCCTTAGTTTTAGGATCAATTATTGCAATGTTAGAAATTTGAATAGAAGCTTCTTTTTTAACGATACCACCTTGAGGGTTTTTAGCACTTGGTTTTGTATGTTTCGAAACCATGTTTACACCTTCAACTATCGCTTTATTTTTCTCACGGTAAACACGTAGAACTTTACCTTCAGCACCTTTATGGTCTCCAGCAATAACTCTTACGATATCTCCTGATTTAATTTTTAGCTTTATCATCTTAAAACGAATTAAAGCACTTCTGGTGCTAATGATACAATTTTCATGAATTGTTTTTCACGAAGTTCTCTTGCTACCGGACCAAAAACACGAGTTCCTCTCATTTCCCCTGCAGCATTCAAAAGAACACATGCATTGTCATCGAAACGGATATAAGAACCATCAGCTCTTCTCACTTCTTTTTTGGTACGTACAACAACTGCAGTTGAAACAGCTCCTTTTTTAACGTTACCGTTAGGAGTTGCATCTTTAATAGATACTACAATCTTGTCACCAACAGAGGCATACCTTCTTTTGGTACCTCCTAAAACACGGATAGTTAAAACTTCTTTTGCTCCCGTGTTATCTGCTACTTTTAGTCTTGATTCCTGTTGTACCATAATTATTTAGCTCTTTCTAAGATTTCAACTAATCTCCAACATTTTGTTTTACTTAAAGGACGCGTTTCGCTAATTCTTACAGTATCTCCAATGTTACAGTCGTTTGTTTCGTCGTGTGCAACATATTTCTTAGTTTTCAACACGAACTTACCGTATAATGGGTGTTTTACTTTTCTTACTTCAGCAATAACAATAGATTTATCCATTTTATTTGAAGTAACAACACCTATTCTTTCTTTTCTTAAATTTCTTTTTTCTTCCATCTTTCAGCAGAATACAATTATTGTAACTCTCTTTTAGTTAACTCTGTAGCTAATCTTGCAACTGTTCTTCTAACGCTTCTAATTTGAAGTGGGTTAGCAATTGGAGAAATAGCGTGAGCCATTTTTAGGTCAGCATATACTTTCTTAGTTTGACTAAGTTTTTCTTGCAACTCCGCTGCAGAAAGATCTTTTATTTCTGATTGTTTCATAATAAATATAAATTATGCTTCGAAATCTCTAGCAACGACGAACTTAGTTTTTACTGGAAGTTTCTGAGCTGCAAGACGTAAAGCCTCTTTTGCAACTGATAACGGAACTCCTCCAACTTCAAACATAATTCTTCCTGGTTTAACAACAGCAGCCCAATACTCAACTGCTCCTTTACCTTTACCCATACGTACTTCAAGAGGTTTCTTAGTAATAGGTTTGTCTGGAAATATTTTAATCCATAATTGTCCTTCTCTCTTCATGTAACGAGTTGCAGCGATACGTGCAGCTTCAATTTGACGAGAAGTTAAGAACATACCATCTTCATGTACAGATTTAATACCAAACATTCCATTTGAAAGTTCGTGCCCTCTTTGAGAGTTACCTTTCATTTTACCTTTTTGTACCTTACGGTATTTTGTTCTTTTAGGCTGTAACATTTTTCTTTAGTTTAAAAATTTACTTTCTTTTACGAGCGTCTGGTTTTCCGCCTTTGTTAAAGTTAGATTTGCCTCTAGGAGCATCTCCACCTTTTCCACCACCTGTACCAGATTGTTTTTTGTCCATTCCAGCAAGCGGAGAAAGCTCTCTCTTACCGTAAACTTCACCTTTCATGATCCATACTTTGATACCCATTCTACCATAAGTAGTGTGAGCTTCAGCCAAAGCATAATCAATATCAGCTCTGAAAGTTGATAGAGGAATTCTACCTTCTTTGAAACCTTCTGAACGCGCCATCTCAGCACCATTCAAACGTCCAGAAATCAAAACTTTGATACCTTCAGCGTTCATACGCATAGAAGCAGCAATAGCCATTTTGATTGCACGTCTGTAAGAAATACGGCTTTCGATTTGACGAGCGATGCTTGTCGCCACAAGATAAGCATCTAATTCAGGTCTTTTAATTTCAAAAATGTTAATTTGAACCTCTTTGTCAGTAACTTTCTTAAGTTCTTCTTTCAACTTGTCTACCTCTTGCCCGCCTTTTCCGATAATGATACCAGGTCTAGCAGTAGTGATAGTAACGGTTACAAGTTTCAAAGTTCTCTCGATGATTACTTTTGATACACTAGCTTTTGATAAACGAGCATGGATATACTTTCTGATTTTGTGATCTTCGGCAAGTTTATCACCGTAATCATTTCCACCATACCAGTTTGAGTCCCATCCTCTGATGATACCAAGTCTATTTCCAATTGGATTTGTCTTTTGTCCCATGCTGCTTAAGAATTGCTTTGTGTGTTATTGATAGCTCCAAGCACGATTGTAACGTGATTAGAACGTTTTCTTATTCTGTGTGCACGACCTTGTGGAGCTGGACGAAGTCTTTTCAACATCATTCCACCATCTACTCTGATCTCTTTAACAAATAATCCAGCCTCTTCTAAATTACCTTCACTATTTTTTTGCTCCCAGTTATTGATTGCAGATAATAATAGTTTTTCTAATTTTCTTGAAGCTTCTTTAGAACTGAATCTTAAAATGTTAAGTGCTCTTTCTACCTTCTGACCTCTTACCAAGTCCGCTACTAAGCGCATTTTTCTAGGTGAAGTAGGGCAGTTATTCAATTTTGCGAAAGCAATAGACTTATTAGCCTCTTTTCTCGCATCTGCTGTTTCTCTTTTACGAACTCCCATTGCTTCTTATTTTTTACCTTTATTTTTTGCTCCAGCATGACCTCTAAAAGATCTAGTTGGTGAAAACTCTCCTAATTTGTGACCTACCATGTTTTCTGTTACGTAAACTGGTACAAATTGACGACCGTTATGAACTGCGATAGTTTGTCCAACAAAGTCAGGAGTAATCATAGAAGCTCTAGACCAAGTCTTTACCACTCCTTTGTTTCCGTTTTCAATGTTTTCTTGAACTTTCTTGTCTAATTTATAATGAACGAAAGGTCCTTTTTTTAATGAACGTGCCATATCTTATTATTTCTTTCTACGTTCTACGATATACTTGTTACTCGGGTTTTTCTTAGAACGAGTTCTGTAACCTTTAGCTGGCAATCCGTTTCTTGAACGTGGGTGCCCTCCAGAAGAACGTCCTTCACCACCTCCCATAGGGTGATCAACTGGGTTCATCGCTACTGGTCTAGTTCTAGGTCTTCTTCCTAACCATCTTGTTCTACCTGCTTTTCCAGATACAACTAATTGGTGGTCAGAATTAGAAACAGCTCCAATTGTAGCCGAACAAGTTAACAAGATCAATCTTGTTTCTCCAGATGGCATTTTAATTGTTGCATATTTCCCGTCTCTTGCCATTAACTGAGCAAAAGTTCCAGCTGAACGAGCAATAACAGCTCCCTGTCCTGGACGTAACTCAATACAAGATATAACAGTTCCAAGAGGAATTCTGCTTAAAGGTAATGTATTACCAATCTCAGGTTGAGATTCTGGACCAGAAACTAATTTCTGACCAACTTTCAATCCGTTTTGAGCAATTACATAAGTTTTCTCTCCATCAGCATAAGCTAATAAAGCGATAAATGCAGTACGATTTGGATCATATTCGATTGATTTCACTGTAGCTGGAATTCCATCTTTAGTTCTTTTGAAATCAATAATACGATATCTCTGCTTGTGACCACCACCCGTATAACGCATGGTCATCTTTCCTTGACTATTTCTACCTCCAGAGTTTTTTATCGGTGCTATCAAAGAGCGTTCCGGCTTATCAGTTGTAATGGCGTCATAACCATTCACAACTCTAAATCGCTGACCTGGGGTAATAGGTTTTAATTTTCTTACTGACATTTTTCTATCTTAGATATTGTTGTAAAAATCAATTGTTTCTCCTTCTTGTACTTGAACAATTGCTTTTTTAATTGCATTTGTCTTTCCACTGATTAAACCACTTTTAGTGTATTTAGTAGATCTATCTGGCCTTACGTTCATCGTGTTAACCGAAACGATAGTTACTCCATAAGCAGCTTCAACAGCTTTCTTAATTTGAACTTTGTTTGCTTTTTTGTCAACAACGAATCCGAAGCGATTTAGAACTTCACTTTCTTTGGTTACTTTTTCCGTTACTATAGGTCTAATTATGATACTCATATTCCTATTATTTACTTAAATTTTCTTCAATTAACTCTAAAGAACCTTCCAAAAGCACTAAATTATTAGCGTTTAATATTGCGTAAGTGCTTAATTCTGAGCTAGTTACGACGCTAGAAGCCTTTAAATTGCGTGACGACAAATATACGTTTTTATTTGACTCTCCCAACACAAATAGAGATTTTTTATTTTCTAACCCTAAAGCTTTCAAAACGTTAATGAAATTTTTAGTGTTTGGCGCTTCAAAATTAAAGTCTTCAAGAACAACTATGCTTGATTCTTTTGCTTTGATTGAGAAAGCTGATTTTCTAGCCAATCTTTTTAAGCTTTTATTCAATTTAAATGAATAACTTCTTGGTCTTGGTCCGAAAACTGTTCCACCACCTTTAAACAACGGATTCTTAACACTTCCTGCACGAGCAGTACCAGTTCCTTTTTGTTTTTTAATTTTACGTGTACTTCCAGTTACTTCAGCTCTTTCTTTA from Flavobacterium fluviale includes these protein-coding regions:
- the rplV gene encoding 50S ribosomal protein L22 yields the protein MGVRKRETADARKEANKSIAFAKLNNCPTSPRKMRLVADLVRGQKVERALNILRFSSKEASRKLEKLLLSAINNWEQKNSEGNLEEAGLFVKEIRVDGGMMLKRLRPAPQGRAHRIRKRSNHVTIVLGAINNTQSNS
- the rplP gene encoding 50S ribosomal protein L16, which produces MLQPKRTKYRKVQKGKMKGNSQRGHELSNGMFGIKSVHEDGMFLTSRQIEAARIAATRYMKREGQLWIKIFPDKPITKKPLEVRMGKGKGAVEYWAAVVKPGRIMFEVGGVPLSVAKEALRLAAQKLPVKTKFVVARDFEA
- the rplB gene encoding 50S ribosomal protein L2, with protein sequence MSVRKLKPITPGQRFRVVNGYDAITTDKPERSLIAPIKNSGGRNSQGKMTMRYTGGGHKQRYRIIDFKRTKDGIPATVKSIEYDPNRTAFIALLAYADGEKTYVIAQNGLKVGQKLVSGPESQPEIGNTLPLSRIPLGTVISCIELRPGQGAVIARSAGTFAQLMARDGKYATIKMPSGETRLILLTCSATIGAVSNSDHQLVVSGKAGRTRWLGRRPRTRPVAMNPVDHPMGGGEGRSSGGHPRSRNGLPAKGYRTRSKKNPSNKYIVERRKK
- the rpsQ gene encoding 30S ribosomal protein S17 codes for the protein MEEKRNLRKERIGVVTSNKMDKSIVIAEVRKVKHPLYGKFVLKTKKYVAHDETNDCNIGDTVRISETRPLSKTKCWRLVEILERAK
- the rpsS gene encoding 30S ribosomal protein S19 encodes the protein MARSLKKGPFVHYKLDKKVQENIENGNKGVVKTWSRASMITPDFVGQTIAVHNGRQFVPVYVTENMVGHKLGEFSPTRSFRGHAGAKNKGKK
- the rplN gene encoding 50S ribosomal protein L14, translated to MVQQESRLKVADNTGAKEVLTIRVLGGTKRRYASVGDKIVVSIKDATPNGNVKKGAVSTAVVVRTKKEVRRADGSYIRFDDNACVLLNAAGEMRGTRVFGPVARELREKQFMKIVSLAPEVL
- the rplD gene encoding 50S ribosomal protein L4 translates to MEVKVLDFNGKDTGRKVQLSDSVFAIEPNNHAVYLDVKQYLANQRQGTHKAKERAEVTGSTRKIKKQKGTGTARAGSVKNPLFKGGGTVFGPRPRSYSFKLNKSLKRLARKSAFSIKAKESSIVVLEDFNFEAPNTKNFINVLKALGLENKKSLFVLGESNKNVYLSSRNLKASSVVTSSELSTYAILNANNLVLLEGSLELIEENLSK
- the rpmC gene encoding 50S ribosomal protein L29, which gives rise to MKQSEIKDLSAAELQEKLSQTKKVYADLKMAHAISPIANPLQIRSVRRTVARLATELTKRELQ
- the rplX gene encoding 50S ribosomal protein L24 — translated: MIKLKIKSGDIVRVIAGDHKGAEGKVLRVYREKNKAIVEGVNMVSKHTKPSAKNPQGGIVKKEASIQISNIAIIDPKTKETTRVGIRVEGDKKVRFSKKSNQVL
- the rpsC gene encoding 30S ribosomal protein S3 produces the protein MGQKTNPIGNRLGIIRGWDSNWYGGNDYGDKLAEDHKIRKYIHARLSKASVSKVIIERTLKLVTVTITTARPGIIIGKGGQEVDKLKEELKKVTDKEVQINIFEIKRPELDAYLVATSIARQIESRISYRRAIKMAIAASMRMNAEGIKVLISGRLNGAEMARSEGFKEGRIPLSTFRADIDYALAEAHTTYGRMGIKVWIMKGEVYGKRELSPLAGMDKKQSGTGGGKGGDAPRGKSNFNKGGKPDARKRK
- the rplW gene encoding 50S ribosomal protein L23 — its product is MSIIIRPIVTEKVTKESEVLNRFGFVVDKKANKVQIKKAVEAAYGVTIVSVNTMNVRPDRSTKYTKSGLISGKTNAIKKAIVQVQEGETIDFYNNI